The nucleotide window GGGGAAGGAGCCTGGTCGACGAGCGAGGTCTGCAGGTCGAGGAACGCCGTTGCCGCGCGTAGCCACACCTGGGCCAGCAACGCGCTGAGCGACCCGAACGCGTGGTAGATCGTCCCGTTCGGGACGCCCGCGGCCGCCGCCAGGCCACGCACCGTCACGTCCGTCGAGGACGCGACGAGCCGCTCGGCGACGTCGAGGAGCGCGTCGAGGTCGTGGACGCGGGGGCGGGGCATGCCGCGACCGTAACAGAACACGTGCTCCAAAACCAGGCCGGTAGGCTGAAGACGTGGAGATCTGGATCAACCCGGCGTGCTCGAAGTGCCGGTCCGCGGTGTCGCTGCTCGACGAGGCCGGCGCGGAGTACACCGTGCGCCGCTACCTCGAAGACCCGCCGACCGCCGCGGAACTCGAAGCCGTCCTGCAGCGCCTCGGCCTCGAACCGTGGGACATCACGCGCACCGCCGAGCCCGTCGCGAAGGAGCTCGGCCTCAAGACCTGGGGCCGCACGCCCGAAGACCGGCCGAAGTGGATCGACGCCCTCGCCGCGCACCCCAAGCTCATCCAGCGCCCGATCATCACGGCCGACGACGGCACCACGGTCGTCGCGCGCGACCCGGAAACCGTGCGTTCGGTCCTTTAGGGAATCTCGTCGGTCGTCGCCAGGAGCGGGACGTCCAGGGACACCGTCTCCGGGTACTTGATCCCGGCGCCGGTGTTGAGCACGACGACGTCTTCGTCGCCCTCAAGCCACCCCGACTCGCGAAGGTGCTTCAACGCGGCGAAGCACGCTCCGCCTTCCGGGCAGACGAAGGTGCCCTCGTGCGAAGTCAGTTCGCGTTGTGCCGCCAGCAGTTCCTCGTCGGTGACGGCGATCGCGGTGCCACCCGTCTCGTACACGGCGTCGAGCACGAGGAAGTCGCCCAGCGCCTTGGGCACGGTGATGCCGAAGGCGACCGTCCGGGCGTCCGGGAACGGCTCGCTTTCGCGGGCCCCGCGCGCGAACGCCGTGACGATCGGCGCGCACCCGGTGGCCTGGACGGCGACGAGCCGCGGCAGCGGGCCGGAAACCCAGCCCAGCTCCCGCATTTCCAGCAACGCCTTGTAGATCCCGATGATGCCGACACCGCCGCCGGTCGGGTAGAGGATGACGTCGGGCAGCCGCCAGCCGAACTGCTCGGCGATCTCGTACCCCATCGTCTTCTTGCCC belongs to Amycolatopsis tolypomycina and includes:
- a CDS encoding arsenate reductase family protein, with product MEIWINPACSKCRSAVSLLDEAGAEYTVRRYLEDPPTAAELEAVLQRLGLEPWDITRTAEPVAKELGLKTWGRTPEDRPKWIDALAAHPKLIQRPIITADDGTTVVARDPETVRSVL